One stretch of Zingiber officinale cultivar Zhangliang chromosome 6B, Zo_v1.1, whole genome shotgun sequence DNA includes these proteins:
- the LOC121991197 gene encoding uncharacterized protein LOC121991197 → MSLTKDPSLELGSQAWLMLEDGESSDSLGSYSSSLLPFFSNHICPGENREALSVVKYGAVCVPSASVLSFEQEDRDWMDAIDQSCKLDTNSRIVHEQDSFGFTYPSAPEKRQCKECVAVIVLQDSCEMPSPKKQCSRKMKEKSISPSKDSQSVAAKNRRERISERLKILQELVPNGTKVDMVTMLEKAISYVKFLQLQVKVLATDEFWPAQGGRAPDIGQVKEAIDAILCSQRDRNSSSKL, encoded by the exons ATGTCGCTTACTAAAGATCCATCCTTGGAACTTGGCTCGCAAGCTTGGCTCATGCTCGAAGACGGCGAGAGCTCTGATTCGCTCGGGAGCTACTCGAGCagtcttcttcctttcttctccaaCCACATCTGCCCCGGTGAGAACAGGGAGGCACTCTCTGTTGTCAAGTATGGGGCAGTCTGCGTTCCCAGCGCCTCGGTGCTCAGCTTCGAGCAAGAAGACAGGGACTGGATGGACGCCATCGATCAAAGTTGCAAACTTGATACCAATTCTAGGATCGTTCATGAGCAGGACAGCTTTGGGTTTACGTACCCATCTGCTCCTGAAAAGAGACAATGCAAG GAGTGCGTTGCGGTTATCGTGTTGCAGGATTCGTGCGAGATGCCGAGTCCGAAGAAGCAGTGCAGCAGAAAGATGAAAGAGAAGTCGATCAGTCCGTCCAAGGATTCACAGAGCGTAGCAGCGAAG AACCGGAGGGAGAGAATTAGCGAGAGACTGAAAATCCTACAAGAACTTGTTCCCAATGGCACCAAGGTTGATATGGTGACCATGCTGGAGAAAGCAATTAGCTATGTGAAGTTTCTGCAGTTACAAGTGAAG GTGTTAGCAACTGATGAGTTTTGGCCAGCGCAAGGGGGAAGAGCACCAGACATAGGGCAAGTAAAGGAAGCCATTGATGCTATCTTATGCTCTCAGAGAGACAGGAACTCCAGCTCCAAGCTCTAA